The Micromonospora siamensis genome contains the following window.
CAAGCGGGTCATGCGCGAACGCCTCGGCGAGCTGGGCGCCCCGAACCCGGCCTGGCGGCCGGTGGCCGAGCCGGCCGACCTGGTCGCCTTCGGCGACGAGCAGGGCTGGCCGGTGGTGCTGAAGGCGGCCCGCGGCGGCTACGACGGCCGGGGCGTCTGGATGGTGGACGACGCCACCCAGGCCGCCGCGTTGGCGGCGACGCTGCTCGCCGGTGGCACCCCGCTGATCGTCGAGGAGCGGGTGGCGTTGCGCCGCGAGCTGGCCGTGCAGGTCGCCCGTTCGCCGTTCGGCCAGGTCGCCGCGTACCCGGTGGTGGAGACGGTGCAGCGCGACGGCATCTGCGTGGAGGTCCTGGCGCCCGCGCCCGGCCTGCCGGAGGAGCTGGCCGTCGCCGCCCAGCAGCTCGCCATCGACCTGGCCACCGCGCTCGGCGTGGTCGGCCTGCTCGCCGTCGAGCTGTTCGAGACGCCGGCCGGGCTGGTCGTCAACGAGCTGGCCATGCGCCCGCACAACTCCGGGCACTGGACCATCGAGGGGGCGCGCACCTCCCAGTTCGAGCAGCACCTGCGGGCGGTGCTCGACTACCCGATGGGGGACACCTCGCTCACCGCCCCGGTGGTGGTGATGGCGAACGTCCTCGGCGGTGAGCCGGGTGGGATCTCCATCGACGAGCGGCTGCACCACCTGTTCGCCGCGGAGCCGGGCGCCAAGGTCCACCTGTACGGCAAGCAG
Protein-coding sequences here:
- a CDS encoding 5-(carboxyamino)imidazole ribonucleotide synthase; translation: MDSRTGLPVVGMVGGGQLARMTHQAAIALGQSLHVLAVAPDDGAALVAADVQYGDHTDLTALRTFAKGCDVVTFDHEHVPTGHIRALEAEGVKLFPPADALLHAQDKRVMRERLGELGAPNPAWRPVAEPADLVAFGDEQGWPVVLKAARGGYDGRGVWMVDDATQAAALAATLLAGGTPLIVEERVALRRELAVQVARSPFGQVAAYPVVETVQRDGICVEVLAPAPGLPEELAVAAQQLAIDLATALGVVGLLAVELFETPAGLVVNELAMRPHNSGHWTIEGARTSQFEQHLRAVLDYPMGDTSLTAPVVVMANVLGGEPGGISIDERLHHLFAAEPGAKVHLYGKQVRPGRKIGHVTVLGDDLDDVRARAARAARWLQEGHE